From the genome of Alphaproteobacteria bacterium 33-17:
TGCGCTTGTTCGTATTCACCCTCTTCTTCTAAAGCTTTTACCTTAATTCTGTAATACTCATTATGATCTATATTATTGTTCGGAAACTTAATTTTATCTATCCATTCTAAAGCCTCCTGAGTGCGCCAATATTCAATTAACTGACCTGCAATTTTAAGATAATCATTATCAATCAAATTACCTGATAATTTTAGTGCCTTTATATATAAATCAATGTCTTTTTTTGCATTTGCAATGGCTTCCAGGCTTAACTGTATCAGAGCCTTATTCGCTGACTTTACAGAACTTTCAAGCTTTTGCTGAAGTATATTTATACCCTCTTCTTTTAAAAGGTTTTTTAAGGGTACAATAAGGCTTACATATATAATCTGATGTTCAGCTATAATTTTAGAATATATAGTTTCAACTACCTCAACAACAGGTGGATTATATTCGTAAAAAATCTCAGAAAGCATTTCTACGCTATTCTTAAAAACCACAGCGACTGTATCATCACGATTATCTACACGCTTAATAGTTTTTTCATGTAGATCCAGAAACTCTAGCATTAATTCAACAGATTTTTCAGGGGATTTTTTAATAAGTTCTTTCGATATGTATAAAGCAAGCTTATATAAACGCTTTGATAACTGCCTAGCTTCATAATACCTAATATACTTATATGATCTTTTTAATCCCGAAATCTCTCTTTTAATACATGCAATTAGTTTTTTTGGGTCATCTTCGTATGAAGCAAGTTTAATATCTATATCTTTTTTTATTGTTTTATGAGAATCAAGTAACTCAAGAATTATATCTATTAAATTTTCATTTTCTAATTTCTCAAGGTTTTTCTTCATTCTCATGATTATTCTCCTTATTTAAATTCGCAATCAACCGTATGATCGTTAACCATACCGATTGCCTGCATATAGGCATAGATTATAGTTGACCCTACAAAACTCATGCCACGCTTTTTTAAATCTTTAGATATTTTATCACTAATATCCGACTTACTTATAGCAAGCTTAATATCCTTAAGTTTATTATCAATAGTTTTATTATTTACATAAGACCAAATGTATGAATCAAAGCTTTTATATTCCTGCTGAATTTGCCTGAAAGCTATAGCGTTTTTTCTAACTGAAAACACTTTTAACCTATTACGAATAATGCCAGGATTTTCTAGTAGTTTCTCAAGCTCTAAATCTGTCATTCTTATAGTTTTATCTACATCAAAATTATGAAAAACCTTGCGGTATTCTTCACGTTTTTTAAGTACTGTTTCCCAGCTTAATCCTGCTTGAGCGCCTTCTAAAATTAGCATTTCAAAATGCTTTCTATCATCATGAACTGGCACGCCCCACTCATTATCATGATATTCAATGTATTCCTTATTATTTAAATTTACCCATGCACATCTATTTGTCATAAACTATCTTTTTCCTTTTAATCATATGTTTAACAGCAAAATGTATTCCGAGTATTACTGTAACAATTAGTATAAGAATACTAGCCAAAGCATTAACTTCAGGGCTAATACCAAGGCGGATTCTTGAGGCAATTAAAACAGGAAGAGTAGTTGACCCAGGACCATTATTAAATATTGCAATAACTACATCATCCATAGATAAAATAAAGCTAAGTAGCCATGCACTAACTATACTTGGAAATATTAAAGGAAGGGTAATTTGCATAAAGGTTGTTGTACTACTTGCACCTAAATCTTCGGCTACCTCAAAAATTTGGCTGTTAATACTTGCAAGCCTTGCAGTTATAACCGTTGTTGCATAAGTTGTAGTCAGAACACTGTGAGCAATAATCAGGTTTAGCATGTCGCTTACATTATTTAGTGCAAAAAACTCACGTAAAAACACAAATAGCATGAGCATTGCTATTCCCAAAATAACTTCAGGTACTGCAAACTGTATTGCAAGTATTATACTTAATACTTTACGAAATACAGCATTGTTCTTATTACCTACGATAATACTTGCAAAAATAACACTAATAAAAACGCTAATTAAAGAAGACGTAAATGCCACAATTAAGCTATTAGATAAAGCTACAAAAATTTCCCTGTCATGGAAAAGCTCTGCATACCAGCTAAGCGAAAAACCACCCCATGTAGTCATAATTTTAGAGGCATTAAAAGAATATGTAATTACAAGTAAAATAGGTATCAACAAAAATGCGATAGCTAAAAAAGCTAAGCCTTTAATCAATATATTATTTTGAAGTTGATTATTCATTTACTGACCTCTGAATAATAATCGCAGTATTCTGCAATTTCGCATTTATCACATTCAGGCTTTCTAGCCTTACACACATATCTTCCATGTAATATTAGCCAGTGATGCGCATTTCTCAAGTATTTATCTGGAACTACACCTAATATTTCTTCCTCAACTTTCTCTGGAGTATTGCCCTTAGCAAGCCCAAGGCGTTTGCTTACCCTAAAAACATGGGTATCGACTGCAATTGTAGGCTCATCAAAAAGGCAGTTAAGCACAACGTTTGCAGTTTTTCTGCCAACACCTGGCAGTTTTATTAAATCATCAAATTTATTAGGGATTTCAGAATGATATTCCTCTATTAGCATTTGGCTTAAAGCTATAACATTTTTAGCTTTTGCCTTATAAAGCCCTATAGATTTAATATAACTTATAAGCCCCTCTTCCCCAATACTCAGCATTTGCATAGGGGTAGTTACGATTTCAAACAGGCTTTTGGTTGCTTTATTAACTGAAACATCTGTTGCCTGCGCAGATAAAACTACGGCTACTATCAATTGGTATGGATTAGTATATTCAAGTTCAGTTTTAGGATCTGGATTGGATTCAGATAGTTTACAAAATATTTTGGTTGCTTTTGATCTCTTGTGGCTCACTTTCTATATTCTCAGGATTAGGGTCTATATTTTCCTGAGTAGTATTTTCTGAAATTTCTTTTTTTGCAAGCAAACTTGGCTTATGAACGAAATTTCCTAAGCGATGTATGATATTTTTAATCATAAATGGATTCTCGACCTGGCTTTTTTCAATAGCCTCATACGAGGTATCGCCTTCAATATCCACAAAATCATCCTGTTTCTCAGACTTAAATACCCTATAATAACGTTTACCTGACTCTTTAAACGTCATCTTAACAAGATCTAAACCTGAAAATTTTGGCTTTTTTTGGCTCATATAGTAACTTTTACAATTAACCTTATACTTAATTATAACATTTATTTAATAATAATTAAAATATTAATAATAAAAATTAACTATTCTTTATATATCAGGGATTTGTATTAGACAAATAGATTATCTTGAGTAAAATCGGGAAAACTTAAACATAGAGGATTACTATGAATCAAGACACATTAGTGGTAGTACCTTCAAGGCTTGCAGCCACAAGGCTTCCTAATAAACCTATTTTACCCATTGGACAAAAATCAATGATTAGACATGTAATTCAGAGAGTTAAAGAATCTGGCTTTACGAATATTTTACTTGCATCAGGAGATCAGGAAATCATTGACGAAGTAGCGCCAGATAATATCTTTACTATTCTTACTGACCCTAATTTACCAAGCGGTACAGATAGAGTACATGCGGGTGCAAAAGCTTTTGATAAAGAAGGAAAATTCAAATATATCGTTAACCTTCAAGGTGATATGCCTAATTTCGACCCCCATATTATTGGTGAGTGTGTTAAAGTGCTTGCTGAATCGCGTAGTGATATTGCTACTCTTTGCGCCCCAACAACTTTAGAAGATGCTGAAAAATTTTCTGTAGTAAAACCTGTATTTGGGGAAGTTAAAAATGGAATTGCAAGAGCATTTTATTTTTCACGCAGTAAAGTTCCTTATTTTGCCGAAGAATTTTATCACCATTTAGGTATTTATGCCTTTAAACGTGAGTCACTAGATAAATTTGTATCACTTCCACAGGCGAAAATGGAACTTGAAGAAAAGCTTGAACAGCTTAGAGCGCTTGAAAATGGTATGACAATATCTATAGGCTTTACAAAACACGTTCCAATATCTGTAGATACACCAGATGATCTTGAAAACGCAAGGAACTTACTAGCTTAGTACATATTTAGGCATTTTAATTAAAAATATTTAGATTTTTATCAAATCACAATTTATAATTGAAATTATGTAAAAATTTAAACGCAGGTTAAAATGCCTAAATTAATTTGTATTGGTAATGCTGTTTTAGACATATTTAGCAAAACACCAACAGGTTTTCTGGAGTCTTTAAACATTACAAAAGGTAGCATGACTTTAGTAGATGACTTAGAAAAGTTTAAGACTTTAGAAAATGATGGTCTTGACCATCAAATCTCAAGTGGAGGCTCTGCTATTAACACTGCTGCCGCATTTGCAATCCTATCTAAATCTACTAAAGTCTTTGTTAAATTAGGTAAAGACGCAAATGGCATAAAATATAAACAAGATTTAGAAAATCTTGGAATTACAGTAATTTCAAGCATATGTCCTGATAAACCAAATGCCAAATCAAGAGTGTATATTTCAGAAGATGGCGAAAGAACCATGCTCACTTATTTAGGGGCTACCAGCACGATTTACCCTAATGACTTTGATTTATCCGAATTAGATAATGACGCTATGATCTTCTGTGAAGGCTATATGTTTGATAGCGCACCAGAACTGATGAAAAACTTAGCAGTAATCATTAAAGACAAAGGATTAAGAAGTAGCCTTACACTTTCAGATTCTGAATGCGTAAAACGGAATTATCAAAAGATCGCTGATTTTGTTAAACAAACTAACCCAATTGTATTTGCAAATTCCAAAGAACTTGCTGAATTTAAAGAAAATGCATATCAATTCATTGTACATACGAAAAGCGAAGATGGTTCGGAAGTTATAGAAAATGGCAAAATAGTGGCACATGCCCCTGCTATAAAAGTAAACAAAGTTATAGATGCTACAGGCGCAGGTGACGTTTTTGCAGGAACTTTCTTATATTATTATTTAAGTAGTAGCGATTTGAATAAAAGTTTAGCGCAGGCTAATTTAGCTGCATCTAAAGTTATTCAAAAAATTGGGGCAAGGCTTTAGTATAGTGCTTTGAAGCCTTAGGATGTTATTTATGTTTAACTGTTCCTAAATTTTGCTATACATATGGATTGCACAAAATGCTAAGCATTTTTCGCAATGACCGCCATCTAAACCTTGAATTTAAATAACACAATTAGCGTATAGTTAGCAGACGCTCTATTAAAATAAAAAAAGCGAGTGCTTGGCACCCGCTTTTTTCAAATAATCTTATAACTAGAAAACTATGCTTCTAATTTGCTAATTGCATCAGCTGCTTCTTCTTCAGTTCTAGCAACAACAACTTTTACAGTTGCAATCACTTCTGGGTGAAGAACAACATGAGCGTCGTGAGTTCCAATGAATTTCACAACTTCAGGAAGGTTAACCTGATTTTTAGCAACTTCTAAATCAGCTGTTTCTCTGATAGCAGATACTACGTCACGTGCAGCAACAGAACCAAAAAGCTTTCCATCTTCACCAGCTTGTCTGATGATTGAAACAGCTTTAGGTAAGCTATTAGCAATATCCTGAGCATGTGATTTTCTTTCAGCACTTTGCTTTGCAATTTCTAACTTTTGAGCTTCGAAAACTTTTTTGTTTCCTTCTGTAGCTCTGATTGCCTTACCACCAGGAATAAGGAAGTTACGCGCAAAACCGTTTTTAACTTTCACGATATCACCCATGATACCGAGTTTGCTTACTTTTTCTAATAAAATAATTTCCATAATATGCTTACCTTATTTCTTAACAAATGGAAGGAGAGCTAAAGATCTTGCAACTTTAATTGCTCTTTTTAATTTTCTTTGTTTAATTGCAGATACAGAAGTAATACGGCTTGGTAAAATTCTGCCACGCTCAGAAACAAATTTTAAAAGCAATGGAATATTTTTGTGATCAATTTCAGGAGCGCCTTCTTCTGAAAGTGGGCATGTTTTACGACGACGGAAAAAAGGTTTACGTACAGCGTAAGCAGAGTTTGAAGATGAATCTTGCATAATTATTCCTCAATTTCTTCAGAAGCTTGGTTTGAAGCTTCTCTATTTTGTTTCATCATTAAAGATGGGTTTTTAGAAATTTCTTCAACCCTTAATGTCACTTCACGAATAATGTCTTCATTGATTGACATTTGTCTTCTAATTTCTTTTACAGCTTCAAAAGGAGCATCAAGACCTAACATAATATAGTGTCCTTTTTTACCTTTTTTGATGATATAAGCTAGGTTTCTTAAACCCCAGTATTCTTTTTTAACTAAAGTACCACCCATTTGTTCAATAACGCCAATATAGTTATCAGCGAGCTTATCAACCTCGTTTGGGCTCATGTCCTGACGGACAATAAATGTTGTTTCATATTTTGCCATTCAGCTAATTCTCCTAAGTAATAAAGTCAGCAAAAACAATAACTTGCACTATTCTTGCCAGTAACTAAATAAATTTAATCCTGAGCAATAATACAAACTTAAATAAAAATATCAAGTTTTAATTTAAAAAACTTGAGTAACTTAGATGAGGTGAAATAAAGAACATCCGGTTGGCAAATTAACAAATGGTGGGCCTGGGAGGAGTTGAACCTCCGACCTCACGCTTATCAGGCGTGCGCTCTAACCACCTGAGCTACAAGCCCATTTATTGATTTGACCTCGCTTATTATGCAAATAATTTTGGGTAAGTCAAGCTAAATGTAAAAAATAATATGTTTAAAACTTAATTAATTAATTGACTTAATTAAAATTTACCCTATATTAACTATTTTGTTATACATAAATTTAGACTAATTTAATAAAATACTTGGATAATCATGAAAAAATCTAATAATTTGCAATTTGAGCATATTTTAACCCCTATATTCCATCCCAAAAATACTCCTCAATTAATTGACGCATTCAATGCATTTAAAGCAAATAAATTTTTTAGCGATGCATTTACTAGTGTAAAGAAGAAGC
Proteins encoded in this window:
- a CDS encoding 50S ribosomal protein L9 encodes the protein MEIILLEKVSKLGIMGDIVKVKNGFARNFLIPGGKAIRATEGNKKVFEAQKLEIAKQSAERKSHAQDIANSLPKAVSIIRQAGEDGKLFGSVAARDVVSAIRETADLEVAKNQVNLPEVVKFIGTHDAHVVLHPEVIATVKVVVARTEEEAADAISKLEA
- a CDS encoding 3-deoxy-manno-octulosonate cytidylyltransferase, with protein sequence MNQDTLVVVPSRLAATRLPNKPILPIGQKSMIRHVIQRVKESGFTNILLASGDQEIIDEVAPDNIFTILTDPNLPSGTDRVHAGAKAFDKEGKFKYIVNLQGDMPNFDPHIIGECVKVLAESRSDIATLCAPTTLEDAEKFSVVKPVFGEVKNGIARAFYFSRSKVPYFAEEFYHHLGIYAFKRESLDKFVSLPQAKMELEEKLEQLRALENGMTISIGFTKHVPISVDTPDDLENARNLLA
- a CDS encoding DNA-3-methyladenine glycosylase is translated as MTNRCAWVNLNNKEYIEYHDNEWGVPVHDDRKHFEMLILEGAQAGLSWETVLKKREEYRKVFHNFDVDKTIRMTDLELEKLLENPGIIRNRLKVFSVRKNAIAFRQIQQEYKSFDSYIWSYVNNKTIDNKLKDIKLAISKSDISDKISKDLKKRGMSFVGSTIIYAYMQAIGMVNDHTVDCEFK
- a CDS encoding 30S ribosomal protein S18 encodes the protein MQDSSSNSAYAVRKPFFRRRKTCPLSEEGAPEIDHKNIPLLLKFVSERGRILPSRITSVSAIKQRKLKRAIKVARSLALLPFVKK
- a CDS encoding endonuclease III — translated: MSHKRSKATKIFCKLSESNPDPKTELEYTNPYQLIVAVVLSAQATDVSVNKATKSLFEIVTTPMQMLSIGEEGLISYIKSIGLYKAKAKNVIALSQMLIEEYHSEIPNKFDDLIKLPGVGRKTANVVLNCLFDEPTIAVDTHVFRVSKRLGLAKGNTPEKVEEEILGVVPDKYLRNAHHWLILHGRYVCKARKPECDKCEIAEYCDYYSEVSK
- a CDS encoding 30S ribosomal protein S6, coding for MAKYETTFIVRQDMSPNEVDKLADNYIGVIEQMGGTLVKKEYWGLRNLAYIIKKGKKGHYIMLGLDAPFEAVKEIRRQMSINEDIIREVTLRVEEISKNPSLMMKQNREASNQASEEIEE